In Brachyspira sp. SAP_772, the genomic window CTCACCCGCTTGGAGCTATATTTGATATTCCTCATGGTGTTGCTAATGCTGTACTTCTTCCTACTGTTATGGAATTTAATATGCCTGTTTGTATAGATAAATATGTTGATATAGCTGTGGCAATGGGTGAAAAAGTTGATGGATTAAGCAAAGAAGAAGCTGCTAAAAAAGCTGTTGAGGCTGTTAGAAAACTTTCTAAAGATGTTAATATTCCTGCTAATTTAAGAGAATTAAAAATCAAAAAAGAAGATTTTCCAAGATTAGCAAAAGATGCTTTAGCTGATGTATGTACTGGMGGAAATCCTAGAGATGTAACATTAGACGATATATTGGCTTTATATAAGAAAGCTTATTAATTAATTATATATTCTATATTCTTAACTTTAATAAAAAGGCTGCTTGAAACATTAGCAGCCTTTATTTTTKATAAATAYATTATCAATATTATAATTTTTTCTCACTTCCTCTCAAATTAAATTGAGCAGAAAAATTATATATTTGTTTAGACATATTGAAACTTTGCTGTTCTAATAACACTTCAGTAGCATTAACTCCTATGTCAAATGCTGGAAAAACTACTTCTGATATATTCTGATTCTCTGAATACAAATTAACTACCTTGTCAAATGATATTATTGATACATCTTCTGGTATTGATAATTTTAATTCTTTTAAAGCCTTTAATATACCTAT contains:
- a CDS encoding iron-containing alcohol dehydrogenase, whose amino-acid sequence is TINYVIINEEENRKMVCVDPKDIPIIAFVDAELMASMPNSLVAATGMDALTHAIEGYITKGAHTISDMFEYKAMQLISKHLRGAVKDKNMTDMDGMSIAQYVAGMGFSNVGLGIVHSMAHPLGAIFDIPHGVANAVLLPTVMEFNMPVCIDKYVDIAVAMGEKVDGLSKEEAAKKAVEAVRKLSKDVNIPANLRELKIKKEDFPRLAKDALADVCTGGNPRDVTLDDILALYKKAY